From Desulfosalsimonas propionicica, the proteins below share one genomic window:
- a CDS encoding LL-diaminopimelate aminotransferase encodes MIRINPHYKKLQASYLFSDIAARISDFSQKNPDTEIIRLGIGDATRALPAACIAAMHEAVDEMGQDASFRGYGPEQGYAFLREKIAEHDFAARGAQIAADEIFVSDGAKCDTGNFQEILATETRVAVPDPVYPVYVDTNVMAGRTGAFQDGRFENIVYMPCTRENDYLPDLPDTDVDLIYLCFPNNPTGTATTKQTLSKWVDFARQNKALILYDAAYEAFIRDETLPRSIYEIPGAREVAVEFRSFSKTAGFTGTRCAYTVVPKECRAFDKNGSPEMLHPLWNRRHSTKFNGVAYPVQRAAEAVYSEQGQKQVKAIIDDYMKNADRICREMDALGYSYAGGKHSPYIWVDARTDSWNFFNALLEKTGVVCTPGAGFGPCGSRYIRLSAFNSYDNVDRAMQRIRKALG; translated from the coding sequence ATGATTCGTATCAACCCCCATTACAAAAAACTCCAGGCCTCTTACCTGTTTTCCGATATTGCCGCCCGGATTTCCGATTTCAGCCAAAAAAACCCGGATACCGAAATCATCCGCCTGGGCATCGGAGACGCCACCCGGGCGCTGCCCGCGGCCTGCATTGCGGCCATGCACGAAGCAGTTGACGAAATGGGACAAGACGCCTCCTTTCGCGGCTACGGACCCGAGCAGGGATACGCGTTTCTGCGGGAAAAAATCGCGGAGCACGACTTTGCCGCCAGGGGCGCGCAGATTGCAGCAGACGAGATCTTTGTCAGCGACGGGGCCAAGTGCGACACCGGCAATTTTCAGGAAATTTTGGCAACAGAGACCCGGGTGGCTGTTCCCGATCCGGTGTATCCGGTGTATGTGGACACCAATGTCATGGCCGGCCGCACCGGAGCGTTTCAAGACGGCCGGTTTGAAAACATTGTGTACATGCCCTGCACCCGGGAAAACGACTATTTGCCGGACCTGCCGGATACCGACGTGGACCTGATTTATTTGTGCTTTCCCAACAACCCCACGGGCACGGCCACCACAAAGCAAACCCTTTCAAAGTGGGTGGACTTTGCCCGGCAAAACAAGGCCCTGATACTCTATGACGCGGCATATGAAGCCTTTATCCGGGATGAAACCCTGCCCCGGTCCATCTACGAAATCCCCGGCGCCCGGGAAGTGGCCGTGGAATTCAGAAGCTTTTCCAAAACCGCCGGGTTCACGGGCACCCGCTGCGCCTACACGGTAGTGCCCAAGGAGTGCCGGGCCTTTGACAAAAACGGAAGCCCGGAAATGCTCCATCCCCTGTGGAACCGCAGGCATTCCACAAAGTTCAACGGCGTGGCCTACCCGGTGCAGCGGGCCGCTGAAGCCGTCTACAGCGAGCAGGGACAGAAACAGGTAAAGGCAATTATTGATGATTACATGAAAAACGCCGACCGGATCTGCCGGGAAATGGATGCACTGGGCTATTCATACGCAGGCGGCAAACACTCGCCCTACATCTGGGTGGATGCCCGGACCGATTCCTGGAACTTTTTCAACGCGCTTCTGGAAAAAACCGGGGTGGTCTGCACCCCGGGTGCGGGATTCGGACCCTGCGGGTCCAGATACATCCGGCTGAGCGCATTTAACAGCTATGACAACGTGGACCGGGCCATGCAGCGGATCCGCAAAGCCCTGGGATAA
- the pabB gene encoding aminodeoxychorismate synthase component I — protein sequence MINDLQTQISGFAGGIDRVCTETIDLKEPFVDTAARFADLAGTVVLASGTDHDAARYHILAARPWLTYRFDGVYARLETNDDTLCVKADPLEVLRALLQTCAVGQSCPDLPLCAGLLGYLSYDLKNRIENLPRTAVDDQGLPEICLYAPSVLMICDRHRQTTRLCIPQRSKTGQTGPARARDWFLAQTDRPVQCLEAGFSGGSTGFISPFTRRTYMEAVETIKDYIVSGDIYQVNFSQRFETDFSGHPYAMFARLFADAPAPFYAYVHAGDHWIVSTSPERFVCKTGALVETRPIKGTRPRSETPATDRALAEELQSSAKDDAELSMIVDLMRNDLGRVCAAGTVEVAAHKRLEAWPNVFHLVSVIRGRLAENKGSVDLIRAAFPGGSVTGCPRIRAMEIIDELEPACRHVYTGSIGYIGFDGQMDLSIAIRTAVIRGSRMFFSVGGGVVFDSDPASEYEETLHKGRSVMSVFSGAGRVEDRRPRIWLNGMIVSETDARVPVTDPGVQYGYGFFETIRVENNQIHLADAHLERFFRTWQALFNTPVPDLSWQTIISRVVAANNLAKQVCAVKLLAAARQEENRVDRPPHLMVSAASYVHRLEQAGKPALDLATYPCFRQTPMADHKTLNYLYYLMAGKWARRQGADEAVICNPDGSVSETNTANLLAVYGKTVICPSSAHVLAGVMEQAVTQQLQKSGFFIRRKPVTVQSLIDADLVLVTNSLMGPVGVRSVDGRALACDPEWVAALRSSVLSDFS from the coding sequence ATGATAAACGACCTGCAAACGCAGATCTCCGGTTTTGCCGGCGGCATTGACAGGGTTTGCACCGAGACAATTGATCTCAAGGAGCCCTTTGTTGACACTGCCGCCCGGTTTGCCGATCTTGCCGGCACCGTGGTGCTGGCAAGCGGCACGGATCATGACGCGGCCAGATATCATATCCTGGCAGCCCGGCCCTGGCTGACCTACCGGTTTGACGGCGTCTATGCCCGGCTTGAAACCAACGACGACACCCTGTGTGTGAAGGCAGATCCCCTGGAGGTTTTGCGCGCGCTTCTCCAGACCTGCGCCGTGGGTCAGTCCTGTCCGGACCTGCCCCTGTGTGCGGGCCTTCTGGGATATCTGTCCTATGACCTGAAAAACCGGATCGAAAACCTCCCCAGAACCGCAGTAGATGACCAGGGGCTGCCGGAGATCTGCCTGTATGCCCCGTCAGTGCTTATGATCTGCGACCGGCACCGGCAAACCACCCGACTGTGCATCCCGCAACGGTCTAAAACCGGACAAACCGGGCCGGCCCGGGCCCGGGACTGGTTTTTGGCGCAGACAGACCGCCCGGTCCAATGCCTTGAGGCCGGCTTTTCCGGCGGATCAACGGGTTTTATTTCACCGTTTACCCGGCGCACCTACATGGAGGCGGTGGAGACGATCAAAGACTACATTGTTTCCGGTGACATCTACCAGGTGAATTTTTCCCAGCGCTTTGAAACCGATTTTTCCGGCCATCCCTACGCCATGTTCGCCCGCCTGTTTGCCGATGCCCCGGCGCCTTTCTATGCTTATGTCCATGCCGGGGATCACTGGATCGTGTCCACATCCCCGGAGCGGTTTGTCTGCAAAACCGGAGCCCTGGTGGAAACCCGGCCCATCAAGGGAACCCGGCCCCGGTCAGAGACGCCCGCGACCGACCGGGCTTTGGCAGAAGAACTGCAGTCCAGTGCAAAAGACGATGCTGAACTGTCCATGATCGTGGATCTGATGCGAAACGACCTGGGCCGGGTGTGTGCGGCCGGCACCGTGGAGGTGGCCGCACACAAACGCCTGGAAGCCTGGCCCAACGTATTTCACCTGGTATCCGTCATCCGTGGACGACTGGCTGAAAACAAAGGCAGCGTGGACTTGATCCGGGCGGCTTTTCCCGGCGGATCTGTGACGGGATGTCCCAGAATCCGGGCCATGGAAATCATAGATGAGCTTGAGCCCGCCTGCAGACATGTCTATACCGGCTCCATCGGCTATATCGGCTTTGACGGGCAGATGGATCTCTCCATTGCCATCCGCACGGCGGTTATTCGCGGAAGCAGGATGTTTTTTTCCGTTGGCGGGGGCGTGGTGTTTGACTCGGATCCGGCCTCGGAATACGAGGAAACCCTTCACAAGGGACGGTCCGTGATGAGCGTGTTCAGCGGGGCCGGCCGGGTTGAAGACCGCCGGCCCAGGATCTGGTTAAACGGCATGATCGTTTCCGAAACCGATGCCCGGGTGCCGGTAACCGACCCGGGAGTGCAGTATGGATACGGATTTTTTGAAACCATCCGGGTGGAAAACAATCAAATTCATCTGGCAGACGCGCATCTGGAGCGGTTTTTCCGCACGTGGCAGGCGCTTTTTAACACCCCTGTGCCGGATCTGAGCTGGCAGACCATCATTTCCCGGGTGGTGGCGGCCAATAACCTGGCAAAACAGGTGTGCGCAGTCAAGCTCCTGGCCGCGGCCCGTCAGGAGGAAAACCGGGTTGATCGCCCGCCCCATCTGATGGTTTCAGCTGCTTCGTATGTGCACCGGCTCGAGCAGGCGGGAAAGCCCGCCCTGGATCTGGCCACATACCCCTGTTTCCGGCAGACCCCTATGGCAGATCATAAGACTTTGAATTACCTGTATTATCTCATGGCCGGCAAATGGGCGCGCCGGCAGGGGGCGGATGAAGCCGTGATCTGCAATCCAGACGGATCTGTTTCTGAGACCAACACCGCCAACCTGCTGGCGGTTTACGGAAAAACCGTGATCTGTCCGTCATCCGCCCATGTGCTGGCCGGGGTCATGGAGCAGGCCGTGACACAGCAGCTTCAAAAATCGGGTTTTTTTATCCGCAGAAAACCAGTCACGGTCCAATCTCTGATTGATGCAGACCTGGTGCTGGTCACCAATTCCCTGATGGGCCCGGTGGGGGTGCGCTCGGTTGACGGCAGAGCCCTTGCCTGCGATCCGGAATGGGTCGCGGCCCTGCGCAGCAGTGTATTGTCTGATTTCAGCTAA
- a CDS encoding anthranilate synthase component II: MAGLLVIDNYDSFTHNLVQMFMCYDLEISVFRADCITVEQIAALRPDYLLISPGPRAPEQAGVSVDAIRSFAGRIPVLGVCLGMQCINAAFGGNTLRAPVPVHGKTSRIFHDRTGLFEHMASPFTATRYHSLVIDGRGRGLKTCAWTRTGVIMGIADQGRRLFGVQFHPESFMTQSGFALVENFLSQGPLNLREHRK; this comes from the coding sequence ATGGCCGGACTGCTGGTAATTGACAATTATGATTCCTTTACCCACAACCTGGTGCAGATGTTTATGTGCTATGACCTGGAAATTTCCGTTTTCCGGGCCGACTGCATCACTGTTGAGCAGATCGCGGCTCTCAGGCCCGATTACCTGCTTATCAGCCCGGGCCCCCGGGCCCCGGAGCAGGCCGGCGTCAGCGTGGATGCCATCCGGTCTTTTGCCGGCCGGATTCCGGTGCTGGGCGTATGTCTGGGCATGCAGTGCATCAACGCGGCCTTCGGAGGAAATACCCTCCGGGCACCCGTGCCCGTGCATGGAAAGACCAGCCGCATATTTCATGACCGCACGGGCCTGTTTGAACATATGGCGTCCCCGTTTACCGCAACCCGGTATCACTCCCTGGTCATTGACGGCCGGGGCCGGGGCCTGAAGACCTGCGCATGGACCCGCACCGGCGTGATCATGGGCATTGCCGATCAGGGGCGGCGGCTTTTTGGTGTGCAGTTTCATCCTGAGAGTTTTATGACACAAAGCGGATTTGCCCTTGTGGAAAATTTTCTTTCCCAGGGGCCGCTCAACCTCCGGGAGCACAGGAAATGA
- a CDS encoding DHH family phosphoesterase, whose amino-acid sequence MTLSTAQKLQHLMEQFSGSDHVLVLINADPDAIASAMALKRILWRRVTRLTLSNINTITRPDNMAMIRLLDVTLIHVTKITPNEFNKVVLLDSQPSHNESFREFKFNVIIDHHEPDSYDAPFRDVRPEYGATASIMTEYLKTAKIKPSDKLATALFHGIKTDTNNFERMATNADIQAFQFLFRHANIHLARRIEQVDLRMGFLDYFKQAISEKTVADDRICVHLGNVETPDICVLIADFFMRVNTVTWSIVSGLCEGRLIIILRNDGLRKDAGGVAAKQFGRFGTAGGHKSMARAEIPLETVRENLQNLEKDTVQQWILERINAVFDQCQKPKTDASP is encoded by the coding sequence ATGACTTTGTCGACAGCCCAGAAACTTCAACACTTGATGGAGCAGTTTTCCGGCTCTGACCATGTACTGGTATTAATCAATGCGGACCCGGATGCCATCGCCAGCGCCATGGCCCTGAAGCGAATATTGTGGCGCAGGGTCACCCGGCTGACCCTGTCGAATATCAATACCATCACCCGGCCCGATAACATGGCCATGATCCGGCTGCTGGACGTCACCCTCATCCACGTCACCAAGATTACCCCGAACGAATTCAACAAGGTGGTGCTGCTCGACTCCCAGCCCTCTCACAACGAAAGCTTCCGGGAGTTTAAGTTCAACGTAATCATCGACCATCACGAACCCGACAGCTATGATGCCCCGTTTAGGGATGTCCGGCCCGAATACGGCGCCACGGCCAGCATCATGACCGAATACCTGAAAACCGCCAAGATCAAGCCTTCGGACAAGCTTGCCACGGCTTTGTTCCACGGGATCAAGACAGATACCAACAATTTCGAACGCATGGCCACCAATGCCGATATCCAGGCGTTTCAGTTTTTGTTCCGGCACGCCAACATCCACCTGGCCCGGCGAATTGAGCAGGTGGACCTGCGCATGGGTTTTCTGGATTATTTCAAGCAGGCCATATCGGAAAAAACAGTGGCAGACGACCGCATCTGCGTGCACCTGGGAAACGTGGAAACCCCGGACATATGCGTGTTGATCGCTGATTTTTTCATGCGGGTCAATACCGTGACCTGGAGCATTGTCTCCGGGCTCTGCGAGGGGCGCCTGATTATCATACTGCGAAACGACGGGCTTCGAAAGGATGCAGGCGGGGTGGCTGCAAAGCAGTTCGGCCGGTTCGGCACCGCAGGCGGTCACAAAAGCATGGCCAGGGCTGAAATCCCTCTGGAAACCGTAAGGGAAAATCTTCAAAATCTGGAAAAAGATACGGTTCAACAATGGATCCTTGAGCGGATCAACGCGGTATTTGACCAGTGCCAAAAACCAAAAACCGACGCATCCCCTTAA
- a CDS encoding precorrin-2 dehydrogenase/sirohydrochlorin ferrochelatase family protein, which translates to MEKYYPVYIDIQNRKCLVVGGGAVALRKVSGLLDCGAIVTVVSPEFHSDFQQIDQSLPLRMIRRSYQTSDLDDKFLVIGATNDAALNRQVSADAHIRNILCNIADVPDACSFILPAVVRRGDLSIAVSTSGKSPAFAKHLRKQLEKQFGEEYTTFLGLMGAIREKLLAAEHAPEAHKPLFEKLIDNGLLDMIHNRDKQAINRLLHEVLGDDFDYDALLETGCRQQEQGPRR; encoded by the coding sequence ATGGAAAAATATTATCCTGTTTACATTGATATTCAAAACCGGAAATGCCTGGTTGTGGGCGGCGGCGCCGTGGCCCTGCGCAAAGTCAGCGGCCTGCTGGACTGCGGGGCCATTGTGACCGTTGTCAGCCCGGAATTTCATTCGGATTTTCAGCAAATCGATCAATCCCTGCCCCTGCGCATGATCCGGCGATCCTACCAGACATCGGATCTGGATGACAAATTTCTGGTCATCGGCGCCACCAACGATGCGGCATTAAACCGCCAGGTCAGCGCAGACGCCCACATCCGCAATATTTTGTGCAACATCGCGGATGTGCCCGATGCCTGCAGTTTCATCCTGCCGGCAGTGGTTCGCCGGGGCGATCTGTCCATTGCCGTTTCCACCTCGGGTAAAAGCCCGGCTTTTGCAAAGCATTTGCGAAAACAGCTTGAAAAGCAGTTCGGAGAGGAATATACCACATTTCTCGGGCTCATGGGCGCCATCCGGGAAAAATTGCTGGCAGCCGAGCACGCACCCGAGGCGCACAAGCCCCTGTTTGAAAAACTCATTGACAACGGCCTGCTCGACATGATCCACAACAGGGACAAACAAGCCATCAACCGGCTGCTCCATGAAGTGCTGGGAGACGATTTTGATTATGACGCGCTTCTGGAAACCGGCTGCCGTCAGCAGGAACAAGGACCCCGGCGCTGA
- the ccsB gene encoding c-type cytochrome biogenesis protein CcsB, translating into MNYALLPAICCYLTGSAAYAGFLFRQKNGYNQLAYALVTAGFVIHTLLLAEAVLRAGTIPVRNLHETLWFAAWTLAFVFLVLWWKSRLKILGVFAAPLITLVAAAAFFVPDTAADIETSLTGFWLIVHVVVIFIGEACLALACAAGVLYLIQERNIKFKKHRFFFRRLPSLELLDNTGYQFIIIGFTALTVGLITGFVYAHSVWGRFWSWDPKEVWSGITWLIYAALLHERLVAGMRGRKAAIFAIIGFAAMLFTFLGVNLLLEGHHNEFTRW; encoded by the coding sequence ATGAATTATGCACTGCTTCCGGCCATTTGCTGCTATCTGACCGGATCCGCCGCATATGCCGGATTTTTGTTCCGGCAGAAAAACGGCTACAATCAACTGGCCTACGCATTGGTCACCGCCGGGTTTGTCATCCACACACTGCTGCTGGCAGAAGCGGTTTTGCGGGCAGGGACGATACCCGTGCGCAACCTTCACGAAACCCTGTGGTTTGCCGCATGGACCCTGGCTTTTGTTTTTCTGGTGCTGTGGTGGAAAAGCCGCCTGAAAATCCTTGGCGTATTTGCCGCCCCCCTGATTACCCTGGTGGCGGCAGCTGCCTTTTTTGTCCCGGATACCGCCGCTGACATCGAAACATCTTTGACCGGGTTCTGGCTCATTGTCCACGTGGTGGTCATTTTTATCGGCGAGGCCTGTCTGGCCCTGGCCTGTGCCGCAGGTGTGCTGTATTTGATCCAGGAGCGCAACATCAAGTTCAAAAAACACCGGTTTTTCTTCAGGCGCCTGCCCTCCCTGGAACTGCTGGACAACACGGGATATCAGTTTATCATCATCGGCTTTACCGCCCTGACCGTGGGATTGATCACCGGATTTGTCTATGCCCATTCCGTGTGGGGGCGTTTCTGGAGCTGGGATCCCAAGGAGGTCTGGTCCGGCATTACCTGGCTTATCTATGCCGCCCTTCTCCATGAACGGCTGGTGGCCGGCATGCGGGGACGAAAGGCGGCCATTTTCGCCATTATCGGGTTTGCTGCCATGCTTTTTACCTTTTTGGGCGTCAATTTACTGCTGGAGGGGCATCACAATGAATTTACCCGGTGGTAG
- the hemA gene encoding glutamyl-tRNA reductase, with translation MNLPGGSPSAETRKFPGKEQLPEIVIAGISHTSAPVELRECLAFSTEESRSTIQELKDHPEIREIIILSTCNRVEMLLTAHDPQSAIQRVEAHIARSRDVNVARLRQSMYTYTGAEAVRHLFRVASSLDSMVVGEPQILGQVKAAYKTAVESRATGVILNRLLHKAFSVAKRIRSETGIGDRAVSISYAAVELARKIFGRLEDKTVLLVGAGEMAELAVEHLNRSRSTGALYVANRTFSVGVELARRFSGKAIDFEEISETLESADIIISSTGASDYVLTRDQVRPVMRKRKNRPLFFIDIAVPRDVDPAINRLNNAYVYDIDELQGVIEENMESRKNESARAERIIDEAALRFQQWYDSLDVVPTIKDLQSKLSTIFAAELNKTLHFLDHLSQDDIDALERMNEAVIKKILHDPMQFLKNPGSHRDKSLYIDLIRNVFNLEDE, from the coding sequence ATGAATTTACCCGGTGGTAGCCCTTCTGCTGAAACCCGGAAGTTTCCCGGAAAGGAGCAGTTGCCGGAAATCGTCATTGCCGGCATCAGCCACACCTCCGCTCCCGTGGAACTGCGGGAATGCCTGGCTTTTTCCACGGAGGAGAGCCGCAGCACAATCCAGGAACTCAAAGATCACCCGGAAATCCGCGAAATTATAATTCTTTCCACCTGCAACCGCGTGGAAATGCTTCTGACCGCCCATGATCCCCAATCCGCTATTCAGCGGGTGGAGGCCCACATCGCCCGCAGCCGGGATGTGAACGTAGCCCGGCTGCGGCAGTCCATGTACACTTACACCGGTGCCGAGGCAGTGCGCCACCTGTTCCGGGTGGCATCCAGCCTTGATTCCATGGTGGTGGGAGAGCCGCAGATTCTCGGCCAGGTCAAGGCCGCCTACAAAACCGCGGTGGAATCCAGGGCCACGGGAGTGATCTTAAACCGTCTTCTGCACAAGGCATTTTCCGTGGCCAAGCGCATCCGCAGCGAAACCGGTATCGGCGACCGGGCCGTTTCGATCAGTTACGCGGCCGTGGAACTGGCCCGCAAGATTTTCGGCCGGTTAGAGGACAAGACCGTGCTGCTGGTGGGCGCCGGGGAAATGGCGGAACTGGCCGTGGAGCACTTAAACCGGTCCCGGTCCACGGGAGCGCTATACGTGGCCAACCGAACCTTTTCGGTTGGCGTGGAGCTGGCCCGGCGCTTTTCCGGCAAAGCCATTGACTTTGAGGAAATCAGCGAAACACTGGAATCCGCAGATATCATTATCAGCTCCACGGGCGCTTCCGATTACGTGCTCACACGGGATCAGGTACGCCCGGTGATGCGCAAAAGAAAAAACAGACCCCTGTTTTTCATCGACATTGCCGTTCCCCGGGATGTGGATCCGGCCATCAACCGGCTCAACAATGCATACGTCTATGACATTGACGAACTGCAAGGGGTGATTGAAGAAAACATGGAATCCAGAAAAAACGAATCCGCCAGGGCCGAACGCATCATCGACGAAGCCGCTCTCCGGTTTCAGCAGTGGTATGACAGCCTTGACGTGGTCCCCACAATCAAGGACCTGCAAAGCAAACTGTCAACCATATTCGCCGCTGAACTCAACAAGACCCTCCATTTTCTGGACCATCTCAGCCAGGACGACATTGATGCGCTGGAAAGAATGAATGAAGCCGTGATCAAAAAAATCCTCCATGACCCCATGCAATTTCTCAAAAATCCCGGCTCGCACCGGGACAAATCCTTGTATATCGACCTGATCCGCAACGTCTTTAACCTGGAAGATGAGTAA